The Sphingobium sp. EP60837 DNA segment GGCAGCACCGCATGGGGTCATCGCGGTTGAGCAACTGCCTCTCTGGAGTCGCGCACCGCAGCTACAGAAGAAGCCCCGCAGCGGGGAATCGAGCGGGGCTTCCCAGGCTTTGTGCCTGCCGATCATTATACGCTCGATAAGCACGAAAACCCATGGTTCATTCGGACTAGGGGGCCGCCGCGATGATTAAGGCTACAGCGAATCCATCGTAGACGCCGCACGCGCGCTTAAAGCTTCGGCTCCAGTAACCGTGCCACTTTTCGCTTCTGCATCTTCAACGTCGGGGTAGCTCGCTCCAGCTTTTTAACGGTCGTCCAGAAGCCATCCCGTTCCCGATCCGTCAGGGTCCTTCCAAGACACTCAGCCGCTGATTTTCGCTCCCCAGCTGCGGAACGTCCCGTATTCTGACGGCTCTCGGTCCCTTTGAAGACGTTCGACGCCGAAATTCCGTCTTTCAGCTGCGGACTGACCGCTGCCCAGGTGCATGAGCGGGCGATGGCACGATGCCGCCCGACCCATTTACATCTGCGATGGCGGGGGTGCACGATTTACGTCCCCTTAGTCACCGTTGGCATCAACCACGAAAACCGTGGGTTTGCCGCGGGACGCCGGATCCCATCCTGCCGATAATGCTGCCCGCACCCCTCGCGAAGCAATCGCATCGTTTATGTGCAAACGCCCTTTCGGCAATCCTTTCATCAGGCGCTTGGGTGCCGGAAATTCCAGCACGGCTTCGCGCGGCATGTCTCTCTGACGTAGGGAGACAGTCATTCCCTTCCAGCCATCGGAAGAGGACAATTGAGGCTCGCTCAGGAGTTCCCAATCATATTTGGAACCGTCGATCTCTACAGTGCCGCTGCGGCCGGGTGCTTTAAACATGTCATACCCTTAGCATGTCAGCAGCGGTACTCCATCCATGGTATGGCAGGTTTTCTCGACGCCCTCAGTCGCCATTCTGAGCGAACAGGATCATATGGTCGAGTCCATCACCAACGGGCGTATAAGCACAATCGTCTGCAGCGCGGCAATTCCCCCTCTGGGTGAAGGGTGGGATGAGGTTTATCTTAATCGCCTAACCAACCGGATATAATCTCGCCCTTGTGCCCTTCGGGCGCTAACGCCGCCCGCAAAGCTTCCAACAGTGGCGGCAGTGTCTGCGTGAAAGCGTAGGGCGGATTGACGATATAGAGGCCCGCGCCGTTGTAGATGCCGGGTTGCTCGCTATCATATAGCCAATGCTCCACCCGCAGCAATTTTGGGACGCCGAGCTTGCGTAACTGCTGCTTCCACTGCCAATGCGTGGCGCGGTCTTTCAGCGGAAACCAGATTACCGTCACACCATGTGCCCATTTGCGGTGAGCGGCGGCGAGGGTGGCGGTGATGCGCGCGCGTTCGTCCGGCTGCTCGTAGGGCGGGTCGACCACCACCACGCCGCGCGCGGTGCGGGGCGGCACCATAGCCAGCCACAGTTCGTAGGCGTCGCGTTCATGCACGGCCGCGCTGCTGCCCCGCATGACGCCGCGTAGGGTGTGAGCGTCTTCCGGGTGCTTTTCGTTGAGGATCAGGAAATCCTGCGGGCGCAAAAGCTGCGCGAGAAACTGCGGCGAGCCGGGGTAGAGGCACGGTTCGCTACCCACGTTCACCGCCTGCACAGCGGCGCGGTAGTCGTCTAACAAGGGGTCCGGGTCGGCAAAGGCCCGCAGCACGCCCTGCGTGGCCTCGCCGGTGCGTTGGGCTTCGTCGCCGCCAAGGTCGTACAGCCCGCACCCGGCATGAGTGTCGATCAGGGTCAACGCGCCCGGCTTTTGCTGCAAGGCCCGCACCAAGGCGATTAGGAGGCTGTGCTTGACGACATCGGCGCTATTGCCGGCATGGAAGGAATGGCGATAATTCATTGTGATTCATGATTCTGACGGCCTGCCTTTAGACGAGCAGCCGGACCTTCTGCAAAGCGAAGTTATGGCCGCGCCGGTATTGTTGGGCGCACTAATCGAGCGCGAAGCGATTGAAGCAACCAATCCGGTGCTCGTATGGGCTGGGCAGAACCCTCCGAAGCGCTTTAGCGCGAGGCCCCAAGCCCGCGTTAGTGATCGTCACCGGACGCGAATCCGACCCATTTCTGCCATCCAAGTGGCCGATTCTATTTTCCAGCTGCTGACCGTCAGCTCTTTAATGGGGTAGGGGGTTAGCCTCACCGGTTTGCTGTGCTCTGGCTCAAGTTTATGTCCCAGCCTTCGACTTTCGGTCGCTGACCTATTCACATCACGGATCTTGAACAGCATCGGCGAAGAGCATAATTTTCGCGACGGCCCTTATCGGCCGCTAAAGGTAGAGGATAGGAAGAAAGGAGGCAAAGCAATGTCCCTCTCCCATTTTCACGACCCGTTAGATGTAGTTCACCATCCCCAGTTTGAGCCAGAGGTAAAGCGATCTATTCTGGCCTCGTGGGCCTCCGATGCTCACGCGGTTGAGGGCAAGCCCGCCCTGAGGAAGCAGCCTAAGGTACGGCGTCCCTTCTCAGTGGATGATGTGATGGACGCACTGCGGCATCTCGACGGGAGCGCGCACTGAGCCATGTCGCACCGATTTCTGGCGTATCTCAGCGAGGAGCACACCCGGCTGAAGCGGGCTAACGCTACGCTGAAGGCCAACGGACAGGCTGACGGCCCCCAAATGGCGCACCTGCAGATGCTGGCGCAGGCCGTGGAGCGGCAGATCGAACAGTGGGCGTCTGATCTCCTGCCTCGACGAGAGGCGGTTTAAAATCGATGCATAAATGAAATGGCAGGCGGGGCGACTTCGGAGAATTCGTCTCGCTTGCCATTCTCGATCAACCCTCAAGGGTTTCAAAATCAAGCGTTTTTTCGCTAGATCGAGGGCCTTGAAAAACTACCAGGGCTTACCAGATAAATCGCTGCCGGATGCCGGCAGGGTCCGGTATGGAGAGCGCCCGCTCTCTCGGGCGCATCTTCATAGACTTGTTGCTCAATGGAGGACTTGGATATGAGGACCAACTTTGACTTTACCCCGTTTCGAATGTCGACCGTGGGGTTCGATCGCTTGTTCGATCTGCTGGAAAACGGGTTGGCCGCGAGTGTCGGCGAAGGCTATCCACCTTTCAACATCGTCCGTGAAGGTGAGGATTGCTACCGCATCGACCTGGCAGTGGCCGGCTTCCGCCAGGAGGAGATCGAAATCTCGACACAGCAGAACATGCTCTTGGTGACCGGTCGTAAGAGCGATGGCGACGAAGGCCATGTGCTTTACCGTGGCATCGGCGCGCGTGACTTTGAGCGCCGCTTTGGACTCGCCGATCACGTTCAGGTGAGAAGCGCAGACTTGAAGGACGGTGTGCTGTCGATCGAACTGATGCGCGAGATTCCGGAGGCTATGAAGCCCCGGAAAATCCGGATCAGTTCGGCGAATGGCGATCTCGATCAACCGCAAGCCACCCCGGCAATCGCGAGCGATGAAGATATTCGGTTAGAGGCAAAGCATTAAGCTCTTCGCCGCTGAATATACGCGGCGATGATTGCCAGCAACCCAAGGAGATGAATCATGGCAATGCGTGATTTGGTTCCGTGGCGCCGGCAGGAGAATACGGCGCCTTCGATGTATCAGCAAAGGGAACAGAACCCCTTCGCTCAATTGCATCGGGAGATGGATAGGATTTTTGACGACTTCTTCCGCACGCCCATGGTGGGCGGAAGCGCTCTGTCTGGCCCAGGCTGGCCCAGTCTGGAGGTGAAGGAGAGTGAAAACCAGGTGACGATCACCGCGGAACTTCCCGGCATGAACGAGAAGGATATCGAACTCTCGATCTATAATGGTGTCCTTACCCTCAGGGGCGAAAAGAAGAGCGAGCATGAAGACAAGGACCGGGGCTGGTCGGAACGCTTCTACGGCCGCTTCGAACGATCCATCGCGCTTCCGGCGGGCGCGGACGAAGAACATTGCGGCGCTGATTTCAGAGACGGTGTGCTGACCGTGCGCCTTCCGAAATCGGATGCGCCGGACAAGGGGCGCAGGATCCAGATCGGCGCGCCGCAGACACAGCATTGACTCTTCAGGCGTGCCGCCTTGCGCGGCACGCCGCCTTTTCTTCGCGATATTTTCACTGCGTCTCGTGAAGCGCTTTCGACCCAAAGTGGCCGTTCAGCCCCCTATTTTCGAGCCTCAGGAGTCGACCGTCTGCTATTCGGCGGCTGTCGACCACTAAGCCGACTTTCCACTCGACGCCAGAGAGCGAAGGTTAATAGCAACATGAACACGCCCCACGACAATCCAGTGCCCGTCCAATGTGGCAGCAACGCCGTAGAGTGCGCTCGGGACGGACTAGAGGATTTGGTCGAGGCGATGGAGGACGAGCACAATGCGCCCAACTCCTTCCTTCACGATGCCCGGATGCCGTTTCTCAGGCACCACGCAGATCGACAAAGGAACGCTTGGCGAACA contains these protein-coding regions:
- a CDS encoding 23S rRNA (adenine(2030)-N(6))-methyltransferase RlmJ, giving the protein MNYRHSFHAGNSADVVKHSLLIALVRALQQKPGALTLIDTHAGCGLYDLGGDEAQRTGEATQGVLRAFADPDPLLDDYRAAVQAVNVGSEPCLYPGSPQFLAQLLRPQDFLILNEKHPEDAHTLRGVMRGSSAAVHERDAYELWLAMVPPRTARGVVVVDPPYEQPDERARITATLAAAHRKWAHGVTVIWFPLKDRATHWQWKQQLRKLGVPKLLRVEHWLYDSEQPGIYNGAGLYIVNPPYAFTQTLPPLLEALRAALAPEGHKGEIISGWLGD
- a CDS encoding Hsp20 family protein, which gives rise to MRTNFDFTPFRMSTVGFDRLFDLLENGLAASVGEGYPPFNIVREGEDCYRIDLAVAGFRQEEIEISTQQNMLLVTGRKSDGDEGHVLYRGIGARDFERRFGLADHVQVRSADLKDGVLSIELMREIPEAMKPRKIRISSANGDLDQPQATPAIASDEDIRLEAKH
- a CDS encoding Hsp20/alpha crystallin family protein; this encodes MAMRDLVPWRRQENTAPSMYQQREQNPFAQLHREMDRIFDDFFRTPMVGGSALSGPGWPSLEVKESENQVTITAELPGMNEKDIELSIYNGVLTLRGEKKSEHEDKDRGWSERFYGRFERSIALPAGADEEHCGADFRDGVLTVRLPKSDAPDKGRRIQIGAPQTQH